The region TCGATTGCGCGGCCGCGCAATCAGCTGAACCGAGGCAGAACGCCCGGGTTAGCGCACGTAGATAGTAGGACCTGCCGGATTGGCCGGTAGGGACACTTCGGAGTGCGCGCCATTGCGGTCGATGATGATCGAGCGGGCGCGGACTTCGGAGAGTTTGGCGCCTTGCATGAGCGCGCTGCCGAGCGATACCGCATGTGGCGGTTCGCCGCCGACGCTGACGATGGCCGCGGCACCTTCCCGCAAAGCGAGGATGCCGAACAGATGCACGTCCTGGTTGGCGTTGCGGGTGAGCTGGCCGCCGAACAGCGTGGCGGCCTGTTCGGTCGAGACCTGCGCATGCGCGGCGGCAGCGGGCAACGGCGCGCCGGACGTCGTGGAGAGCGTGAT is a window of Paraburkholderia phytofirmans OLGA172 DNA encoding:
- a CDS encoding type II secretion system protein N encodes the protein MNAIQIRLLSLALFAVFCATLTYWVITLSTTSGAPLPAAAAHAQVSTEQAATLFGGQLTRNANQDVHLFGILALREGAAAIVSVGGEPPHAVSLGSALMQGAKLSEVRARSIIIDRNGAHSEVSLPANPAGPTIYVR